Genomic DNA from Gemmatimonadota bacterium:
CGTGTGGACGGGAACAGCGCGTTCGGTCAGGACCTGGGGCTGCAGGCCTATCCGAAGGTGTCGGCGTCCTGGGTGGTGTCGGACGAGGACTTCTGGAACGACAGCTACGGACAGTTGAAGCTGCGCGCGGCCTGGGGCCAATCGGGTCGTGCGCCGGGCGCGTTCGACGCGGTGCGGACCTACGACCCGGTGGGTTGGGGTGGTGACCCGGCGTTCTTCACGCGCAACGTGGGGAACTCGGAGCTGGGCCCGGAGCGGACCGCCGAGTTGGAGTTCGGCTTCGACGCGTCCTTCTGGGACAACCGGCTCTCCATCGAGTACACCCACTACAACCAGCACACGACGGACGCGCTGTTCAACGTGCGGCAGGTGCCGTCGTTGGGCTTCCTGGGCTCGCAGCTGGAGAACGTGGGCGAGCTGAAGAACCGCGGTCACGAGCTTGGGTTCAACGTGGCGGCGATCCAGGGCGAGTCGTTCGGGTGGGACATCGGCGGCTCCGTCTACACGAACGACTCCGAGGTCGCCGTGCTGCCGTCCGAGGTGCCGAGCTTCTCGTTGGGTGGTTTCGGATGGGTGGTCGAGGGTCAGCCCATCCCGGTCATCCAGGCCCGCTGCGTCACCAACCGCGGGCAGGCGGCCGATCCCATCATCGATAACGAGTGCAACTTCGGGCCCAACCAGCCGACGCTGACGATCAACGGCAACACGTCGTTCAGCCTGCCGGCCGGCATGTCGCTGACCATGCGCGGCGAGTATCAAGGCGGCCACTACATCGCCAATGGCGCTGCCGGTGCGGCGATCAGCCGCTCGGTGCGTTGGCCCGGCTGCTTCGAGGCCTACCGGATCGACGAGACCCAGGGCCGCGCCGCGGTCCCGGCCGAGCTCAAGGCCCTCTGCTTCGGCGCCCCGTTCCGGGACGACTACACGATCGACAAGGCGGACTTCTTCAAGATCCGTGAGGTGACGTTGTCGATGCCGGTGCCGGAACGGCTGCTGGTGGCGGGCGCGAGCAGCGCCACGCTGACGTTCTCGGGCCGCAACCTCTGGCGTTGGGTGAACAGTGAGTGGGGCACGTTGGATCCGGAGATGGGCAACAACGGCGGGTTCGACGAGCAGGTACGCTCGCTGCTGGAGCACATCCCGGCGCCGGCCGTCTATACCATGTCCCTGCGTCTTTCCTTCTGAGAGGGCTGAAGAAATCATGACTTCGACGAAGAAGACGATGAAGGTGGGCCTGGGGCTGGCGGTCGTGGCCGCCAGCTGGGCCTGCAACTTCGATGTGACCAACCCCGGGCCCATCCAGCAGGAGTTCCTGGCCGATCCGGACGCGCAGCCCGCACTGGTGTCGGGAGCGGGTCGGGCGCTGTCGGATGGTCTGAACTGGATCTCCTATACCAGCGCAGCGGTGGCGCGTGAGATCCACCCGTCGGGCTCGACGGGGAGCTTCGGGATCACGCAGCGCTGGCAGAACGGGGAGCTGGCATCGGACGACCCGGACCTCGACACGCACTGGAACCTGGCGCAGCGTGCGCGCTGGCTGGGTGAAGAGGCGATCCGCATCATCGACGAGAACGGGGAGTCCGAGCCCGGTCTCAAGGCACAGGCCAACCTGTGGGTCGGGTATGCGAACCGGCTGCTGGGTGAGAACATGTGCCGGGCCACCATCGATGGCAGCGCCCCGCAGGCGAGCACCGTGTTCCTGGATCGCGCCGAAGCGGCGTTCACCGCGGCGGCTTCGGCCGGCAGCGGGGCCGTGGCCACGGCGGCCGTGGCCGGCCGTGCGTCGGTGCGGGCCCAGAAGGGCGACTGGGCCGGTGCGGTGGCGGACGCCGCGCAGGTGGCGGATGGGTTCTCGTACAAAATGCCCTACTACGCCGGGTTCGGGGACGACCAGCAGAACCGGATCTTCCGGGCCATGGCGGGGAACCCCTACCGGGCGCACTCGGAGTGGAATACCTGGGTGGAGGACTACGGACTGTCCGCCAAGAACCCGAACGGTGACCCACGCGTGCCGTATACCTATCAGCCCGGGCAGAAGGGCGATGCGGCCACGGAGTGCTGCGGCTCGACCGAGTTCTATCCGCAGCAGAAGTTCAAGGACGGGGCCGCGGCCATCGAGCTGTCGTCCGGTGCGGAGATGCGGTTGATCGAAGCCGAGAAGCTGCTGATGGATGGCAACTTCTCCGGCGCGATGGACAGGATCAACGCGCTGCGCACCGCGGCCGGCATGCCGGCCGAGACGGCCGCCTCGGTGGCGGAGGCCTGGGGCTTCCTCAAGCGCGAGCATGCCATCGAGATGTGGCTGGAGGGGCGGCGCCTGGCGGCGCTCCGCCGCTGGCACGACGCGGGCCTGACCGAGGCGGACCTCGATCCGCTCGAGCAGGTCTCGGGGCGGTCTCCTCCGGGTCGCACCTGCTGCAGCGCGACTACTGCTTCCCGATCTCGGTGTCGGAGCAGCAGACCAACACCAACGTGGGCGTGGGCGGCTGAGTCCAGCCTCCACCCGCTGGGTGTGAAAACGCCCGGGTCGGCTCAGGCCGGCCCGGGCGTTTTGCTGGTCGGGACGAATTAAGTGTCTCCATGACAACCACATAGAAGGCTTTCCCGATCCCGCGGGTTTGACAGGCCCGTCACACCGAGTCTACAGTGACCCGTTTCCCCCTGCCCCCGGGGGGGTCCCGGGGACAGGTGTGTCCGGAGTGAAAGCCGGCGTCCTGCCATCAGGGCATCGACCGCGCTTCGGGCGCCATCTTCGTACTTCTTGGACGAGGAGACGCCATGATCGTCCCCGTGTTCGCACAACGGGGGGCTCGGGCCGTGGCCCGGGGCCTCCTGGCGTTCGGGGTCGCTTCTTCCCTGATTCTCGGTGGAGCCGGCAGCGCGACTGCGCAGGCGACCGGAACGATCACGGGGCGAGTGACCGACGCCACGACCCAAGCGCCGATGGCCTCCACACAGGTATTCCTGGTGGGAACGGGCCTCGGCACACTGACGTCCGCCAACGGACGCTACATCATCCTGAACGTGCCCGCGGGCACGCACACGCTGCGCGTGGAGCGGATCGGCTTCACGACGATCGACCGCCAGGTGACGGTGGGCGCGGGCCAGTCCTTGACGGAGGACTTCGCGCTGGCGCTGGAGCCACTGGGGTTGGACGAGATCGTGGTGACGGGGACGGCGGGAGCCGCCCGTCGGCGCGAGGTCGGGAACTCGGTGGCGCAGGTGGACCTGACGGAGGTGAAGCAGCCGTCGCAGACGGTGGAGAACCTCCTGCAGGGCCGGATCACCGGCGCGACGGTGACGCCGAGCACCGGCAATATCGGCGGTGGTAGCGCGATCCGCCTGCGTGGGAATGTATCGGTGGCGATGTCGAACCAGCCGATCCTGTACGTGGACGGGGTGCGGGTGCGGAGCGACGGGTACGCGCGCAACGTACCGGCGGCGGGCTCGACGCTGCGGAGCAACAACGACATCGCGAGCCCGCTCAACGACATCTCGCCGAGCGACATCGAGCGGATCGAGGTGATCAAGGGTGCAGCAGCGACGACGCTGTACGGGACGGAAGCGGCAGCGGGCGTGATCCAGATCTTCACGAAGCGGGGCCACACGGGCCGCGCGCAGTGGACGGCGCAGATCGATCAGGGGTTTGCGCGGAACTGGGCGTTCGGGCCTGACCTGAGCAACGGGTTGCCGCCGAGCGAAGTGGGAGTGGACGGCAACGGGATGTTGGCGTCGGGTGCGACGCCGGAGTTCATGTACATCGACCCGTGGCTGAAGGGGAACCTTCCGAGCTGTGACCTGAGCACGTTGGAGCCGGGCCAGCCGTGCGACAGCGGGTTGTTCAGCGACTGGGGCGCGTGGCAGCAGCGGTATTCGTTGTCGGTGGCGGGCGGCAGCGAGTCGCTGCGCTACTTCGTGTCGGGGTCGTTCGACAACAACGAGGGCGTGCTGCCGCTGGACGAGCAGAACAAGTACGTGATCCGGGGGAACTTCACGTTCAACCCTGTGGAGGACCTGCAGCTGCAGTGGAACACGTCGTTCACGCGTGACGACCTGCAGAACACGCCGGCCGGCAACAACGCGCAGGGCCTGACCCTGAACGCGTTCCGCCGTGACCGCAACTATGCGCGCTCCGAGGTCTTCAGCGACATCGACGCCGTGGTGCGGAACGCGGACGGTAGTCCTGCTTTCGACATCACGACGGATCTGAAGCACCTGATCACGGGGATGACGGCGACGTACACGCCGCGGACGGGGTTCACGAACCGGTTGACGGTGGGCTACGACCTGGCGCAGCAGGACAACCGCAACCTGCGTCCGTTCGGGTTCCCGCTGCAGCCGGCGGGTGTGCTGAACGACGGGCGCTTCGAGTTCTCGAACCTGACGTTCGACTACGTCGGGTCATTGGACTTCCGCCTGAGCGAAGACGTGCGCTCCAGCTTCAGCTGGGGCGGTCAGAGCGTGACGACAGAACGGAACTCGACGCAGGCGTACGGGGAGAACTTCCCTGGCCCCGGTGAGCCGACGGTCGATGCCGGCGGCACGACGCTCGGATTCGAGAACCGGATCCGTGTGGTGAACGCAGGCTTCTTCGTGCAGAACCTGTTCGACTTCAAGAACCGCTACTTCCTGACGGCGGGTCTGAGGGTGGACGGGAACAGCGCGTTCGGTCAGGACCTGGGGCTGCAGGCCTATCCGAAGGTGTCGGCGTCCTGGGTGGTCTCAGACGAGGACTTCTGGAACGACAGCTACGGACAGCTGAAGCTGCGTGCGGCCTGGGGTCAGTCGGGTCGCGCGCCGGGCGCGTTCGACGCGGTGCGGACCTACGACCCGGTCGGTTGGGGTGGTGACCCCGCGTTCTTCACGCGCAACGTGGGCAACTCGGAGCTGGGCCCCGAGCGGACCGCCGAGTTGGAGTTCGGCTTCGACGCGTCGCTGTGGGACAGCCGGCTGTCGCTGGAATACACCTACTACAACCAGCATACGACGGACGCGCTGTTCAACGTGCGGCAGGTGCCGTCGTTGGGCTTCCTGGGCTCGCAGCTCGAGAACGTGGGCGAGCTGAAGAACCGCGGTCACGAGTTCGGGTTCAACGTGGCGGCGATCCAGGGCGAGTCGTTCGGGTGGGACATCGGCGGCTCCGTCTACACGAACGACTCCGAGGTCGCCGTGCTGCCATCCGAGGTGCCGAGCTTCTCGCTGGGTGGCTTCGGATGGGTGGTCGAGGGTCAGCCCATCCCGGTGATCCAGGCCCGCTGTATCGCCAATGCGGGCCAGGCGGCCGATCCGATCGTCGACGACGAGTGCAACTACGGGCCCAACCAGCCGACGCTGACGATCAACGGCAACACGTCGTTCAGCCTGCCGGCCGGCCTATCGTTGACCATGCGCGGCGAGTACCAGGGCGGGCACTACATCCAGAACAACGCGGCCGCGGCGGCGATCAGCCGTTCGGTGCGTTGGCCCGGTTGCTTCGAGGCCTACCGGATCGACGAGACCCAGGGCCGCGCCGCGGTCCCGGCCGAGCTCAAGGCGATGTGCTTCGGCGCACCGTTCCGCTCGGACTACACGATCCACAAGGCGGACTTCTTCAAGATCCGCGAGGTGACGCTGTCGATGCCGGTGCCGGAGCGGCTGTTGGTGGCGGGCGCGAGCAGCGCCACGCTGACGTTCTCGGGCCGCAACCTCTGGCGTTGGGTGAACAGTGAGTGGGGCACGTTGGATCCGGAGATGGGCAACAACGGCGGGTTCGACGAGCAGGTACGCTCGCTGCTGGAGCACATCCCGGCGCCGGCCGTCTATACCATGTCACTCCGTGTCTCCTTCTGAGAGGGCTGAGATCATGACTTCGATGAAGAAGACGATGAAGGTGGGCCTGGCGCTGGCGGTCGTGGCCGCCAGCTGGGCCTGCAACTTCGATGTGACCAACCCCGGTCCGGTGCAGCAGGAGTTCCTGGCCGATCCGGACGCACAGCCCGCGGTTGTGGCGGGAGCGGGTCGCGCCTTGGCGCACGGCCTGAACTGGATCTCCTATACCAGTGCAGCGGTGGCGCGTGAGATCCACCCGTCGGGTTCGACGGGGAGCTTCGGGATCTCACAGCAGTGGCAGAACGGGGAGCTGTCCTCGGACGACCCCGATTTGAACACGCACTGGAGCGAAGCGCAGCGTGCGCGCTGGTTGGCCGAGGAGGCGATCCGCATCATCGACGAGAACGGGGAAGCCGAGCCCGGGCTGCGGGCACAGGCCAACCTGTGGGTCGGGTATGCGAACCGGCTGCTGGGCGAGAACATGTGCCGGGCCACCATCGATGGCAGCGCCCCGCAGGCGAGCACCGTGTTCCTGGATCGCGCCGAAGCGGCGTTCACCGCGGCGGCTTCGGCCGGCAGCGGGGCCGTGGCCACGGCGGCCGTGGCGGGCCGTGCGTCGGTGCGGGCGCAAAAGGGCGACTGGGCCGGTGCGGTGGCGGACGCCGCGCAGGTGGCGGATGGGTTCTCGTACAAAATGCCCTACTACGCCGGGTTCGGGGACGACCAGCAGAACCGGATCTTCCGGGCCATGGCGGGGAACCCCTACCGGGCGCACTCGCAGTGGAGCACCTGGGTGGAGGACTACGGACTGTCCGCCAAGAACCCGAGCGGTGATCCGCGCGTGGCCTACACCTACCAGCCCGGGCAGAAGGGCGATGCGGCCACGGAGTGCTGCGGCTCGACCGAGTTCTATCCGCAGCAGAAGTTCAAGGACGGGGCCGCGGCCATCGAGCTGTCGTCCGGTGCGGAGATGCGGTTGATCGAAGCCGAGAAGCTGCTGATGGATGGCAACTTCTCCGGCGCGATGGACAGGATCAACGGACTGCGCACCGCGGCCGGCATGCCGGCTGAGACGGCGGGCTCGGTGGCGGAGGCCTGGGGCTTCCTCAAGCGCGAGAATGCCATCGAGATGTGGCTGGAGGGACGGCGCCTGGCGGCGCTCCGCCGCTGGCACGACGCGGGCCTGACCGAGGCGGACCTCGATCCGCTCGAGCAGGTCTCGGGAGACATCTCGTCCGGGTCGCACCTGCTGCAGCGTGACTACTGCTTCCCGATCTCGTTGGGGGAGCAGCAGACCAACACCAACGTGGGCGTGGGCGGCTGAGTCCAGCCTCCACCCGCTGGGTGTGAACACGCCCGGGTCGGCTCAGGCCGGCCCGGGCGTTTCTCTATTTGGATGGAGCGGGTGTCGTGGGGCGGAGCCCTACCAGGGGATCGGGATTCGCAGCGGGATCCGCATGTCCACCTCTCCACCGGGCGGGGGTGGTCCTTCGCCCGGTCCTCCGTGCAGTTGCGCGATGAACACGGCCAGACCCGTTCCCAGGATCAGCGCGACCACCGTGCCCGTGCGGGTTCGGTTGAGCTCCTTCAGCTCGACCTCCAGCACCTGGTTGGGCGTGAGGGACACGCGCTGATTGAGGGCTTCACCCCGTCGCTCGACGGAGGAAACCACAGGGACGTCCAACGTCAGCCCGGTTGCTCCGGTCTCGACCACTGTCCCGTCCAGCTCCCTGCGCTCGTTCCCGCCCAGCACCTCCGCCAGGCGCTCGGCCTCGGCGGCGGAGATGCGGGCCCGCACCTCGGCTCGAGGGGCCAGGTCCGTCAGTTCCACCGGGCGGTAGGTATAGCAGCCGGCGTACACGAGCGTGAGTGCCAGGGCCGTCCAGCGAACGGGGCGAGAGTGCATCGATCCTCCTGGGAGCATGTCCGGACTCGGACGGGTCGGAGCAGGGGGTTCTGGAACTGTGCCGTTGGTCCTTCAGACCGTGCTTTGAAAGACCCCGCGGCCGAGGGCCAGGATCCCCCCCACCAGCAGCGCCAGCGCAATGAGGCCCCCCACCAGATGAGGAACGAACGAACGCTCGGCGGGCGGACGGCGGCGCATCACCGAAGGGGGAAGCTGGGCCACGACGGCGGCCAAGGCCATCACCAGGAAATGGAGGAAGACCCCGGTATAGAACCGACCGCTGAAGAGGACGGCGAACCCCAACAGGACCTGCAGGTGGAGCGTTCCCGCAAAGGCGGTGGCCAGGATCCGCATGCCTTTGTCGTAGGGGCGACGCGTCAGGACGCCGAACAGAGCGTACACCACGCTAGCGACCCCAAGAGCAAGGGCCAGATACCGGATCCCGGAGTGTGCGGCAAAGAACATGGCTACACCTGGTAGGAAGCGGAGGCGAACGAAGCGGAGGTGACCGACGGACGGTGGAAGCTAGCGCCAGCCGCCCCCCGCCCTCCAGATCCGGGGCCATCCACGACGGGGGATCGGAGGCTCTTCATCGAGCTCGCGCAAAGCGGGCGGCCACGCGCGCCGCGGTCTCGGTATGGCCGATGGAATCGAGGTTGGCCAGGATGGCCACGGCGACCCGGTGCTCCGGGTCCATCAGCAGCACCGTGCTTCCTCCCATGGCGCCTCCTGTGTGGAAGACGTAGCGCCGGCCCTCGATCTCCCGTGTGAACCAGCCGATCCCGTATCCGGTGGATTCTCCGGCCGTGGTACGTTGGGGCCTGAACAGCAGGTCTACGGTCTCCGGTCTGAGAATGTCCCCGTCCATCAGTGCGGAGGCCAGCCGCACCAGGTCGGAGGCCGTGGAGAGATAGCCGCCGCCTGCCCACTTGACGCTGTTGTCCACGTAGGGCGCATTGACCAGTCGGCCGTCGTCGCCCCTGAGGTAGAAGCGTGCGCGGTGGAACAGGATCGAGTCCGGATGCTCCGCGACCGTGGAGCGCAGGTTGAGGGGCTCGATGATCTCTTCCCGCATGAAGTCCAGGAAGGGTCGGCCCGCGGTGCTCTGCACCACCGCGCTGATGAGGTTCCAACCGTACGTGGAGTAGCTGTAGCGTTCACCGGGTGGCGAGAGGAGCGGGTCGTCCTGGAAGACCGCGAGGGCCGCGACCACGTCGTCGTAGTGGACGGCGCTGGCGAATTCGTCGCCTCGATAGTGACGGATCCCGGCGAGGTGACCGCCCAACTGCCGGGTGGTGATGACCGCTCCCTTGTCCGGAAAGCTCGGGACGTAGCGTTGCACGGGCGCGTCCAGATCCAACTGACCACGCTCCACCAGGAGGCCGACCGCAATGGAGGTCATGGCCTTCGAGATCGAGGCCACCCTGAACTTGCTTTCGGGCCACGCAGGTACGCGGTTCTCCAGGTCCGCGAACCCGAAGCCCTCCTCCCACACCACCTCACCGTCCACGGCCACGGCTACGGACAGGCCCGGTGCTCCCGTGCTGTCGGCGTGCCGGGCCAGCCAGGGGCGGGCATCGGAAACGGCCCCGTTCCAACGCCCCGGCGCAGGGGCCCAGGCCACTTCCTGAGCGGTCAGGGAGGGCGTGCCCGGCGCGGCCACGAGCAGCAACAGGGAGAGCAGAGCGGCCGGCGCACGGGGGGTGCGCGGCCCGGTCGCTGGGTGCAGCGGATGTGTGTTCATGCCCGAAGGTGGCACGCGCAGCGAAGGGCGGAAAGCGGTGCAGGCGCTTGCCCGACCGAGCGCGTCGCGCTCAGCCCGGCAGAAAGAAGAACGCGATGCCGATCACCAGATAGACGGCGAGAAGCTGCAAGCCCTCCATCCAATGGGACTCACCGTCCTGCGAGATCTGCGCCATCACCAGCACCGAGATCGCCACCGCGACGACCTCGAAGGTGGTGAAGAGCAGGTCCATGGGCTGAGGACCGATGACGTAGCTCAGAAACACCAGGAGGGGTGCCACGAAGAGGGCCACCTGGATGGAGGAACCCACAGCAATGTTGATGGCCAGGTCCATCTTGTTCTTCATCGCCATCAGCACTGCGGTGGAGTGCTCGGCGGCATTCCCGACCAACGCGACCAGAATGACACCCACGAAGACCTCGCTCATGCCGAAGGCGTGCGCCGCCTCTTCGGTGGCTCCCACCAACAGCTCGCTCATGACGCCGACCAACGCCGCAGCGACCACGAGCACCACCACGGCCACCCACGCCGGCCACGGATGATGTGCGTGCTCGGGTCCGGGGGAGTCGCTTCGTCCCTCGGCCGGCTCCGGAGGTCCGCTCTGCGCTCGGATCCCCAGGTACAGGTGGGAGTGGGTCTTGAGCGTGAACAGCAAGCTGGCCACGTACGTCACCATCAGCACCACGGAGATGTCCAGACTCAGACCACGCTCCGAGGCCGCGAACCCTTCGCCCACCACGAGGTGGAAGACCGCCGGGATGACCAGTCCGACGGCACTGAGAAGCAAGAGCGTGGCGCCGTTGGCCGCGGCCGTGCGGTTGAACTGCTGGCGGGCTCGTTTGAACCCACCGAGGAAGGCGGCCAGCCCGAAGACCAGCAGGATGTTGCCGATGATCGAGCCGGTGATGGAGGCCTTCACCAGATCGTACAGACCAGCGCGCAAGGCGATGATTGCGATGATCAGCTCGGCGGCGTTGCCGAACGTCGCGTTGAGCAGCGCCCCCAGGCCGGCGCCCAACCGTTCCGCCAGATGCTCGGTGGCGCGACCCATCCAGCCGGCCAGTGGGACGATGGCCAGGGCGGAGGCGAGAAACACCCACGGTGCTGCCGCGTGTGCGCCGTGCTCCAGCCAGAGCCCGATCGGCACGAAGAGCAGCAACAGCGAAAGGCCGTATTCAGACAAGAAACGCCGCATGTGCCGCCGAGGTTGTAAGCCCGTCCGGCGCTCGTCGCCGGACAGGTCTCAGTGACTGCGCGAGTTGTAGCGCGAATCGCTAGCGCGCGCCAGGGAGACGAACGCGTTCAGCGGAGCCACTGGAAGGGAGTCGCTCGCCGGTCCACGTCGCCTCGCGCGGTCGGTTGGTGGGGCCTGCTACCGCAGCGCGTCCTCCAGCGCCACCGCCGCATCCGTGTCGGCGTCACGGTATTTCACGATCACCGGCACGTAGAGCTGCACGCCCTGCTCCCCGGCGAAGTCGCCGCGGGCGGGGCGGCTTCCTGGCACCACCACCGCTCCCTCCGGGATCCGCAGCGGAGCACTCTCGCTGGCCGCGATCACGCGCCCGTGCACGAGGTCGTAGACGCGCGTGGCCCGGGTCAGGATGGTCCCGGGTGCCAGCACGGCCCGCCGCTCCACGATCGCGCCTTCATAGACTCCACAGTTGCCGCCCACCAGCACGTCGTCCTCGATGATGACGGGCATGGCTCCGACGGGCTCCAGAACGCCACCGATCTGGGCCGCGGCCGACAGGTGCACACGCTTGCCGATCTGGGCGCAGGAGCCCACCAGGGCGTGCGAGTCCACCATGGTCCCCTCATCCACATAGGCGCCCACATTGATGTACATGGGGGGCATGCAGACCACCCCGGGGGCCACGTAGGCGCCAGTGCGCACGGAGGACCCGCCGGGTACGATGCGTACGCCGTCTCCGGCCGCGAGCGGCCGCACCGGATAGGTGTGCTTGTCGAAGAAAGGGAAGCCCGCCGCCGAGTAGTCGTGCATGCGGCCCAGCCGGAAGCCCAACAGGATGCCTTGCTTGACCCAGGTGTTCACGGTCCATCCGGCGGGCCCCGGTGAGGCCGAGCGCACTTCACCGCGGGTCAGCCGGTTGCGAAGCTCCGTGAAGATGTCTTCCGCGTCTTCCGGGAGATCCATGGTCGGCAGGGCCGCCAGTGCGCGGATGCGCTCGGCCAGCTGCTCGACGCTCCAGGTGGTCAGCGACGTCGCCGTCATGGGGCCACTCCGGACAGGAGCCCGACGCGCCTGAGCTCTGCCTCCAGCGCAGGTCGGTTCTTCTCCTCCAGCGGAACCAGAGGAAGGCGATAGCGGGCTTCGCAGAGCCCCAGCATGGACGCGGCGGCCTTCACCGGAATCGGGTTGGACTCCACGAAACACAGCGCCATCAGTCCCGACAGCTCGTGATGGAGGCGGCGGGCCTCGTCGTACTGGGCGGAGCGCACCGCGCCGACCAGACGGCTCATCCGATCCGGGTCCAGATTGGACACGACCGACACCACACCCAGGGCGCCCAGCGCCATCATGGGCAGCGTCATGGAGTCGTCTCCGGAAAGGACGGTGAAACCCTTGGGTGCGTCTTTTAGGATGCGACTCACCTGCTCGAGATCACCGGAGGCCTCCTTCACGGAGCGGATGTTGGCGTGCTCGGCGAGCTCCAGTGTCACCTCGGCCGGCATGTTGCGCGCGGTGCGCCCCGGCACGTTGTAGAGCATGAGAGGCGCGGGAGATGCGTCGGCCACCGCCCGAAAGTGCGCCAGCATCCCACGCGGTGTGGGCTTGTTGTAGTAGGGGACCACACTCAGCACCGCGTCCGGCTTCAATCGTTCCAGACGGCGTACGAACTCCACCACGTCCTGCGTGGCGTTGCCACCGGCGCCGGCCGTCACCGCTACCCGCCCCTCGGCCTCCTCGATGACGATCTCGATGACCCGGAGTTGTTCGGCACGGGTCAGAGTGGCGCCTTCGCCAGTGGTGCCGCAGGCCACGATCCCGCTCACTCCGCCGTCCACCTGCCTGCGGACCAGGGCGCGCAGCTCGGGCTCGTTGACGGTGCCGTCCGGTGAGAACGGCGTGATCAACGCGGTATGGGTCCCACGGAAGGCGTCAGGCATCGTCACTCTCTCCGAACAAGGCATCCTCGATCGAAAACACTCCGCTGCGTCCCTGGATCCACTCGGCGGCGAAGACGGCCCCCTGGGCGAAGCCCATGCGGCTCTTGGCTTCGTGCATGAGTGTGATGCGGTCCACCTCTCCGTCGAAGCCCACCTCGTGGAGTCCGAAGGCGTGGCCTGCCCGCACGCTGCTCACCTGGAGGGCATCCTCGGCGATGCGCCCCTCCGGGTTGCCCACCTGCAATCTCCGCTTGCGACCGAGCGTCTCCAGCAGACTCCTCGCCAAGGTCTCCGCGGTGCCGCTCGGCGCGTCGACCTTGAGTCGGTGGTGGTACTCCAGCACGTAGGGATCGTAGTCGGCGAAGCGGTCGAACAGCCGGCCCGCGTTCCGGACGATCCGAGCGAACAGGTTGGCCCCGATCGAGAAGTTGGAACCGTGGAGCAAAGCCCCGCCGGCCTTCTGTACGCGGGTACGCGCCTCTTCCAGGTGGTCCGACCAGCCGGTGGTGCCCACCACCAGGGGGACCTGCGCGGCCAGGGCGGCATCCAGGTTGGGGAGCACGGCGTCCGCCGTGGTGAAGTCGATCAGCACGTCGGGTGCCTCCGCGCGGAGGCGAGCCGTCAGGTCGGTCGGGGCGGTGGCCGCCCCCACGGCGCCATCCTCACCCTGGGGGTCCACGCGCAGCACCACCAAGTGCCCCCGGGCCTGGGCAGCCTGCTCCACCATGCGGCCCATGCGGCCGTATCCCAAGAGACCGATCTTCATTCCGTTCCCTCTCCGGGG
This window encodes:
- a CDS encoding TonB-dependent receptor, whose product is RVDGNSAFGQDLGLQAYPKVSASWVVSDEDFWNDSYGQLKLRAAWGQSGRAPGAFDAVRTYDPVGWGGDPAFFTRNVGNSELGPERTAELEFGFDASFWDNRLSIEYTHYNQHTTDALFNVRQVPSLGFLGSQLENVGELKNRGHELGFNVAAIQGESFGWDIGGSVYTNDSEVAVLPSEVPSFSLGGFGWVVEGQPIPVIQARCVTNRGQAADPIIDNECNFGPNQPTLTINGNTSFSLPAGMSLTMRGEYQGGHYIANGAAGAAISRSVRWPGCFEAYRIDETQGRAAVPAELKALCFGAPFRDDYTIDKADFFKIREVTLSMPVPERLLVAGASSATLTFSGRNLWRWVNSEWGTLDPEMGNNGGFDEQVRSLLEHIPAPAVYTMSLRLSF
- a CDS encoding RagB/SusD family nutrient uptake outer membrane protein gives rise to the protein MTSTKKTMKVGLGLAVVAASWACNFDVTNPGPIQQEFLADPDAQPALVSGAGRALSDGLNWISYTSAAVAREIHPSGSTGSFGITQRWQNGELASDDPDLDTHWNLAQRARWLGEEAIRIIDENGESEPGLKAQANLWVGYANRLLGENMCRATIDGSAPQASTVFLDRAEAAFTAAASAGSGAVATAAVAGRASVRAQKGDWAGAVADAAQVADGFSYKMPYYAGFGDDQQNRIFRAMAGNPYRAHSEWNTWVEDYGLSAKNPNGDPRVPYTYQPGQKGDAATECCGSTEFYPQQKFKDGAAAIELSSGAEMRLIEAEKLLMDGNFSGAMDRINALRTAAGMPAETAASVAEAWGFLKREHAIEMWLEGRRLAALRRWHDAGLTEADLDPLEQVSGRSPPGRTCCSATTASRSRCRSSRPTPTWAWAAESSLHPLGVKTPGSAQAGPGVLLVGTN
- a CDS encoding SusC/RagA family TonB-linked outer membrane protein, with product MIVPVFAQRGARAVARGLLAFGVASSLILGGAGSATAQATGTITGRVTDATTQAPMASTQVFLVGTGLGTLTSANGRYIILNVPAGTHTLRVERIGFTTIDRQVTVGAGQSLTEDFALALEPLGLDEIVVTGTAGAARRREVGNSVAQVDLTEVKQPSQTVENLLQGRITGATVTPSTGNIGGGSAIRLRGNVSVAMSNQPILYVDGVRVRSDGYARNVPAAGSTLRSNNDIASPLNDISPSDIERIEVIKGAAATTLYGTEAAAGVIQIFTKRGHTGRAQWTAQIDQGFARNWAFGPDLSNGLPPSEVGVDGNGMLASGATPEFMYIDPWLKGNLPSCDLSTLEPGQPCDSGLFSDWGAWQQRYSLSVAGGSESLRYFVSGSFDNNEGVLPLDEQNKYVIRGNFTFNPVEDLQLQWNTSFTRDDLQNTPAGNNAQGLTLNAFRRDRNYARSEVFSDIDAVVRNADGSPAFDITTDLKHLITGMTATYTPRTGFTNRLTVGYDLAQQDNRNLRPFGFPLQPAGVLNDGRFEFSNLTFDYVGSLDFRLSEDVRSSFSWGGQSVTTERNSTQAYGENFPGPGEPTVDAGGTTLGFENRIRVVNAGFFVQNLFDFKNRYFLTAGLRVDGNSAFGQDLGLQAYPKVSASWVVSDEDFWNDSYGQLKLRAAWGQSGRAPGAFDAVRTYDPVGWGGDPAFFTRNVGNSELGPERTAELEFGFDASLWDSRLSLEYTYYNQHTTDALFNVRQVPSLGFLGSQLENVGELKNRGHEFGFNVAAIQGESFGWDIGGSVYTNDSEVAVLPSEVPSFSLGGFGWVVEGQPIPVIQARCIANAGQAADPIVDDECNYGPNQPTLTINGNTSFSLPAGLSLTMRGEYQGGHYIQNNAAAAAISRSVRWPGCFEAYRIDETQGRAAVPAELKAMCFGAPFRSDYTIHKADFFKIREVTLSMPVPERLLVAGASSATLTFSGRNLWRWVNSEWGTLDPEMGNNGGFDEQVRSLLEHIPAPAVYTMSLRVSF
- a CDS encoding RagB/SusD family nutrient uptake outer membrane protein, with the translated sequence MKKTMKVGLALAVVAASWACNFDVTNPGPVQQEFLADPDAQPAVVAGAGRALAHGLNWISYTSAAVAREIHPSGSTGSFGISQQWQNGELSSDDPDLNTHWSEAQRARWLAEEAIRIIDENGEAEPGLRAQANLWVGYANRLLGENMCRATIDGSAPQASTVFLDRAEAAFTAAASAGSGAVATAAVAGRASVRAQKGDWAGAVADAAQVADGFSYKMPYYAGFGDDQQNRIFRAMAGNPYRAHSQWSTWVEDYGLSAKNPSGDPRVAYTYQPGQKGDAATECCGSTEFYPQQKFKDGAAAIELSSGAEMRLIEAEKLLMDGNFSGAMDRINGLRTAAGMPAETAGSVAEAWGFLKRENAIEMWLEGRRLAALRRWHDAGLTEADLDPLEQVSGDISSGSHLLQRDYCFPISLGEQQTNTNVGVGG